A genomic window from Paenibacillus sp. FSL K6-0276 includes:
- a CDS encoding metallophosphoesterase family protein → MKALIISDIHSNVKTLESIRKAESDCDVIYCAGDLVDYGPFPREVIEWVHKNDANCVRGNHDDIIIDLYRNGNSGHDVAEDEIKWAHYNARLLGEAEISFLESIPVYRTFEMDGYSYTMQHLYENYLTIDSLPKYDAFWAERNVRTIGAEEDRRIIFGHTHRRCIHYLSDDSLWLNPGSVSYRRRDDPSKEAHYFTITDGKIAMKSLVYDRTPLLEAAQKLLLKEEEMKVAYFFFG, encoded by the coding sequence ATGAAAGCTTTAATTATTTCGGATATTCACAGCAACGTCAAAACGCTGGAATCGATCCGCAAGGCAGAATCCGACTGTGACGTGATTTATTGCGCGGGAGATCTTGTAGACTACGGGCCTTTCCCGCGGGAAGTTATCGAATGGGTGCATAAGAACGATGCGAATTGTGTTCGCGGTAACCATGACGACATTATTATCGACCTGTACCGAAACGGCAATAGCGGTCATGATGTGGCGGAGGATGAGATCAAGTGGGCGCATTACAATGCAAGGCTGCTCGGCGAAGCGGAAATTTCCTTCCTCGAAAGCATACCGGTCTACCGCACATTCGAGATGGACGGCTATAGCTATACAATGCAGCATCTGTACGAAAACTATTTGACGATTGATAGCTTGCCCAAGTACGATGCTTTCTGGGCGGAACGCAACGTCAGGACAATTGGGGCCGAAGAAGATCGCCGCATTATTTTCGGACATACACATCGCAGATGCATTCATTATTTGAGTGACGACAGTTTGTGGCTGAATCCGGGAAGCGTGTCCTACCGCCGTCGCGACGATCCGTCGAAAGAAGCGCACTATTTCACGATTACCGATGGCAAAATAGCGATGAAAAGTCTTGTCTATGACCGCACGCCTTTGCTCGAAGCGGCACAAAAGTTGCTGTTGAAAGAAGAAGAGATGAAGGTTGCGTACTTCTTTTTCGGGTAA